A window of the Henckelia pumila isolate YLH828 chromosome 3, ASM3356847v2, whole genome shotgun sequence genome harbors these coding sequences:
- the LOC140889218 gene encoding uncharacterized protein, whose translation MQNQDASIKNLENQIGQLAKAMSNRELGTFPSDTEKNPKKQVKAVELRSGKRMEGERRGEKEPEPAILEKPAGKFSTSTQPPTSQSNIVIPPHFPAALKKAKLDSEFAKFLEVFKKLNINIPLADALMQMPNYANFLKEILSNKKKLEEHAMISLTENCSALVQNKIPPKQKDPRSFSVPCVINDVQFHKALCDLGASINLMSYSVFRKLSLGEPKSTKMSLQLAERSIKNPRGIMEDVLVKVDKFIFPVDFVVLNMEEDLDMPLILGRPFLATGKALIDVLKGELHLRVGEENISFDVFNALKFSQCNEECFQIDVVDSLLYDYAHDTFQEPLEAAFISPPHDDVINEEIEEMTAYLNDN comes from the coding sequence ATGCAGAATCAGGATGCATCGATTAAGAATTTGGAAAATCAAATAGGGCAGTTAGCTAAAGCAATGTCCAACAGAGAGCTGGGTACTTTTCCAAGTGACACGGAAAAGAATCCAAAGAAACAGGTCAAGGCTGTTGAATTAAGAAGTGGGAAGAGAATGGAAGGTGAGAGACGAGGCGAGAAAGAGCCAGAACCAGCTATATTAGAGAAACCTGCAGGTAAGTTTTCTACTTCTACACAACCACCCACATCACAGTCAAATATTGTTATTCCACCACATTTTCCTGCAGCTCTCAAGAAGGCCAAGCTAGATTCTGAGTTTGCTAAATTCCTAGAAGTattcaagaaattgaatatAAACATCCCCCTCGCCGACGCATTGATGCAAATGCCCAACTATGCTAATTTCTTGAAAGAGATTCTCTCCAACAAGAAAAAATTGGAGGAGCATGCAATGATCAGTCTAACAGAAAATTGCTCAGCACTAGTTCAGAACAAGATCCCACCGAAGCAAAAAGATCCAAGGAGTTTCTCTGTCCCTTGTGTTATTAATGATGTGCAATTTCATAAAGCTTTGTGTGATTTAGGTGCTAGCATAAACTTAATGTCATATTCTGTTTTCAGAAAACTGAGCTTGGGAGAACCGAAATCCACCAAGAtgtcattgcaattggcggaaAGGTCTATCAAAAATCCAAGAGGGATAATGGAAGACGTGCTGGTGAAAGTCGACAAATTCATCTTTCCGGTGGATTTTGTGGTACTTAATATGGAGGAAGACTTGGACATGCCACTTATTCTGGGAAGACCTTTCTTGGCAACAGGAAAAGCACTCATCGATGTCCTAAAGGGAGAACTACATCTGAGGGTGGGAGAGGAGAATATTTCCTTTGATGTGTTTAATGCACTGAAATTTTCACAATGTAATGAAGAATGTTTTCAAATAGATGTTGTGGACTCACTTTTGTATGATTATGCGCATGATACATTCCAGGAACCATTAGAAGCTGCGTTTATATCTCCTCCTCACGacgatgtcatcaatgaagagATAGAAGAGATGACTGCTTACTTGAATGATAACTAA